CGCCCGTGGAGTCCACGATGCTCTGCTGGTCCACCTCCAGGCCGGGGATGCGGGCGGGTTCCGAGCCGGTGGCGATGATGATGTTCGCGGCGGTGTAGGTCTGGTCTCCGACCTGCACGGTGTGCGGGTCCACGAAGCTGGCCTGCCCCTTCAGGGAAGTGACCTTGTTGGCCTTGAACAGGCTACCCACGCCGCCCGTCAGCTTCTTGACGATGCCGTCTTTCCAGCCGTTGAGCTTGGGCACGTTGAGCGTCTGCTCGCCGAAGGTCAGGCCGAAATCGGAGGCGTGGCGGGCCGCCGCCATCTGCTCGCCCGCGTGCAGCAGCGCCTTGGTGGGAATGCAGCCCACGTTGAGGCACACGCCGCCCACCGCGTCGCGCTCGGCGCAGGCGACTTTCAGGCCCAGCTGGGCGGCGCGGATCGCGGCGTGGTAGCCGCCCGGACCCGCCCCGATCACGAGGAGGTCAAAATCCATCTGGTTCGTCATGCGGGTAGTCTAACGCGCGCCCGCAAAGGCACCTGTGACGCTCGCCGGAAGTCAGCTATGGCCCATTGACCAGCGTGAATGGTGGATATCAGGCGGGGGCCTCTAACCTTCCAGAAAGTCCGCCACCACCCGGTTGAGCGTCCACCAGCCCTGTGGGGTAGCGCGCAGTCGCTCGCCGTCGAGCGTGAGCAGGCCCCGGCTCAGGTTGCTGGCAATGGCCCCGGCGTAACGCGCCCGCACGTCCAGCCCGCTGCGGCGCGAGAGGTCCGCGAGGTCCACGCCCTCCCGCAGCCGCAGGCCCATGAACAGGGCGTCGGTGACGTACTCCTCGGCGTCGATGGGTTCCGCCTCACCCGCCGCGCCGCTCAGCCAGTCGTGGAGGTGGGGATTGGTCCGGCGCAGGGTCAGCGCGCCTCCTCCTTCCCTCGCCGGGTAGTGGCCCGCCGCCCCTGGGCCTAAACCCAGATAGGTGCGGCCCTCCCAGTAGGCGCGGTTGTGGCGCGACTCCTGGCCGGGGCGGGCGTAGTTGCTGACCTCGTAGCGGGAAAAGCCCAGGGCAGTCAGCAGCGTCTCGGTCTGCTCGAAGCCCCGGCGCTCGTCGTCTTCCTCCACGGTCACGCCCCGGCGGGCGAACTCGGTGCCCGGTTCAATGGTCAGGGTGTAGGCGCTGACATGGCCCACGCCGAGGTCCACCAGCCCGCGAATGTCGTCTTCCAGCGGCTGCCCCGGCACAGCGGTGATCAGGTCGCCGCTGACCCGCACACCCGCACCGACCAGCTCGCGCACGGCCCCCTTGGCCTGCCGGGCATCATGCTGGCGGCCCAGGAACTTCAAGGTGGCGTCGTCGAGGCTCTGCACGCCCACCGAGGCGCGGTCAAAGCCCAGTTCCCGCCACAGCGCCGCCCGCGCGGGGCTGACCGTGCCGGGGTTGATCTCCAGCGTGTTCTCGGCCCGGCCCCAGCCCAGGTGACGGCGGATGCTGCCTGCGAGCGCCGTGATCTCGCTGTCGCGCAGGAAGCTGGGGGTTCCGCCGCCGATATAGACGGTGTCGAGGTCGGCCGCGTACTCACTCGCCAGCCAGGCCGCCTCCTGCTCCACCCGCTCCAGGTAGCGCTCGACCAGCCCGGCCCGCCGGGTCAGCACATGAAAGTCGCAGTACGGGCAGATGGTGGGGCAAAACGGCACGTGGACATAGAGGTGGCGGACGGTGGAGTCGAGGGCGGGGCCGGGCACGGAGCCAGGGTACGCGCTGCGCGGGGGGCGGCGCGCGGCGCAGGTTGCGATTGCCGGGCCGGATTCAGAAGAGGGCTTGCTGGGTCAGGTAGGTCCGCAGAGATTCCGCGTACGGTCGCCGCTCCTCCGGGGCCGTGGTGCGCCGCTCCGGGGTGTGGAGATAGAGGTTGTCATCCACATAACGCGGAAAGACCTGGAGGTGGTAATGCCAGACATCCTGGCCTCCACTGGGTTCATTGTGCTGGCGCGTGGAAGTGCCGTCACATCGGAAGACTGCCTTGAGGGCGAGCGCCACCACGCGGGACACATCATGGATCGCCGCCCCGTAGTGCGCGGGCAGCTCGTACAGGTTCTCGAAGTGCTCGTTGGGCACGATCACGACGTGACCCGGGTTGTTGGGCCACCAGCAGGAGGAGATGAAGGCCGTGACGAGTCCGTTGTGCAGCACGATGTCGTCCGGCTGGGTATACGGGAAAGGACGCGGCTTTCGCCGAACCACGTCGCAGAAGGGACAGTCGTAGTTCTCGGGGGCATGGCGTGACATGGCGTTCACCTCGGCCCGTCCTTACCGCCCGTGCGGCGTGGCGTCCATCCAGGCTTCCAGCGCCGAGCGCACGCCCTCCGGCGCCGCGACGAGCACCGGCACGTCCAGGGCGGCGGCGGCGCTGGCGGGGGCGCACTCGCCCTCGGCTTTCGCCGCGCCCTCCAGGGCGGCTCGCCAGGCCGGAAAGGCGCCTCCCTCCTGGTACGCCGCGCCGCCTGCGTCGAGCTGGCGCTCCGGCACGGTCACGGCGGGTCCCCCGGCCAGGGCGCGCGGGGCGACCACCAGCACGCCGCGCGGCGCCAGCTCGCGCAGGGCCGTCAGCAGGGGCGTCAGGCCGTCGTGGACGAGCAGCCGCACCAGGCCCTTGCCGCCGAGCGCCTCCAGCTGGGCGGGAACGGCGGCCGCGAGGCCAGGCGGCGAGGCGACCAGCCAGCGGTGCCCGCCCGCCCGGCCCTCGAAGTCGGCTTGGACCGAGCCGTACAGGTCCGTCCAGGTGCGCGTGTGGTTCATGGAAGGCAGGATACGGGCCGCGCCGCTCCTCACGGGAGTCTGGTATCAGGAGGGGCCCATGACCAGACTGCTGCTGCTCGCCGCCCTGCTCCTGACGCCCGCCGCCCTCGCCTGCCCGGTCAAGCCCGGCACCGTCGCCAACGGGCTGTTCAAGGACACCCGGAGACTCCCGCCCATCTGCGGTCCCCTCTACCTGACCTTCAAGCAGGCGATGAGCGGCACCAAATGGACCGAGATGTACGCCCTGGACAGCCAGGCGAGCAAGACCCGCACCGCCCAGACCAACGCCATCCTCGCCTCCATCGTGAGAAGCGGCTACCGCAAGGTCCGCGAGCAAAAAGGGCCGCGCAGCCAGGTCTACCTCTTTCAGCGCCGTAAGAACACCATCACGGCGGTGGTGGGCATCTCGGGACCGGTGCATTACCTGGCGCTGGCCGGGCAGTAAGGCCGCCGGGAAGCCGGGGATAAAGGCCGCCCCCCCCGCCCGCTCTTTTCTGCCGCCGCCCGCCGCTTGCTACCCTGCGCCCATGAGAAGACTCCTCGGCCTGGCGCTGGTCGGCTCCGCCCTGCTGGCGTCTTGCGGCGCGGCGCCGCCCCCCCCTGCCTACGACGCCTCGGGGCTGTGGACGGTGGAGTTCGGCCGGCCGGGCGACCCGGACGCCGAGCGCTACATCGCCGCGATCACGATGGCCAACCGGCCCAATCCCGGCGACTTCACGATGACCCTGCTGCCCGAGGTCGGTCTCGGGCCGAAGCTGATGGCCGGCAACACCGTGAAGGGCACGGTCTATTTCCCCAACTTCCCCGGCTCGCCCTTCGTGGGTACCTTCCGGGAGGGCCGCTACGAGGGCAGCCGGACCGACGACGCGGGCGCCCAGACCCTCAAGATGGTCCGGCAGTAACCCGGCCGCGCCCCGCGCCTCCCCGGTTCCGGGCGGGGGCCTCTTGCCCGACCGCGCTTGCCCTAGCGGGCGGCGGGCGCGGCGCTCAGCACGGCGTCCACCGTCTTCAGGGCCACGTCTACCGTCTCGCGGATCAGGCGCGGATCGGCGGCCGTGTCGGTGGGCCGGTGGTAGTTCACGTCCAGGCCCCGGTGAAAGAAGAGGACCGGAACGCCCGCCTGAGCGAACGAGGCGTGGTCGCTGCCGCCGCCGCTGCCCCCCAGCGTGCCCAGCGTGGGCGTCTCCCGCCGCGCCAGGGTGACCAGACCCGCGTCGCCGCCCACGGCCAGCGGATCGGCATTCACGCCCACCATGTCGAAGTTGAACATCGCCCTGAGGCCCCCGACCAGCCGGGCGTTGTCCTTGACAAAGGCGCGCGAGCCGCGCAGGCCGTCTTCCTCGCCGTCGAACAGCACGAAGAAGCTGCGGGCCGCCAGCGGCGTGTTCGCGGCCCGCCGCGCGAGTTCGAGCACCGCCAGCGTGCCGGAAAGGTTGTCGTTCGCGCCGGGCGCGCCCGCCACCGAGTCGAGGTGCCCGCCGAACAGCAGCTCGGGCTGGGTCACGCCGGACTTGAAGGCGACCACGTTCACGCCGCGCACCTCGCCCTCCCGGACGCGCACCGCCAGGGTGACGGGCTGGCCTTCCGGCAGGGCCGCGCCCACCTCGGGCGTGACGCCCAGCACCGGCAACGCCACCGGGTCGCCCAGCGTGCCGCGCAGTTCTCCGGGTTCGTTGTTCACCACGATCAGCCCGGCCGCCCCCGCCGCGCGGGCGCTCCGCGCCTTCTGGGCAAAAGGAATCTGGCCGCGCGCCACGACCGCGATCCGGCCGCGCACGTTCGCCCCGGCAAAGTCCCCGGGCGTGCCCACGCCAGGCACCCGCACCACCGGGGCGGTGACCTCGCCGCCGGGGGTGCCTTGCAGGGCCAGCCCAGAGAGCCGCCGCGCGCCCACCCGCACCTCCGAGCCGAGGTCGTCGAACCGGGGATAGCTGAAGCGCTCGCGCCGGGTGAGGTAGCCCAGGGCGCGCAGCTCGCCTTCCAGGTAGCCGCGCGCCTGCTCGTTGGCCTCGCTGCCGGTCACGCGCGGGCCGAGCTTCAGCACCGCCTCCAGGTTGTTCTCGACGGTCGCCCCCGCCCCGGCCCCCACCAGCAGCCCGCTCAGCAGCCCGCCCCGCACCGCCCGCGCCCAAGGTTTTCGCATGGTTCCAGCAGACCACGCCCGGCGCCGGGGCGCAGGGGGCCGCCCCACAGAGTCGGGCACGCGGGTGGGCCGGGGCAGGGCAAGAGGCCAGGTAGACCGGGAAGCCCCCGGCTGTCAAATACCGGCGTCACGGAATCCGCGCCGGGTGGGCGCTACGGTGCGGCGCTATGCGACGTCTCCTCATCACCGCGCTGGCCGTCCTCGCCGCAGAGGGCGAGGCCGCCACCTATTCCCTTCAGAGGGTCAGCCACTACAACGCCGTTCGCAGTCAGACCGACCGCACGCCGCACATCTCGGCCTGCGGGCCGACCCGCCCCGGCCAGATCGCCCTCTCGCGCGACCTGCTGCGCCAGGTGGGTTGCGGCGCCCGCGTGCGTCTCACGGTGGGGGGCCGCAGCCAGGTCTACGTGGTCAACGACACCATGCACCAGCGCTACCGCCGCACCGCCGACGTGCTGGTCCGGCGGGTCAGCACCGCCCGCAAACTGGGCGTCTCCGCCGGCACCCTGACCGTGCTGCGCAAGGGCCGTCCCTACCGGGGCTAACGGCTCCCCCGCCTGACTGGCCTGAGCGATCTGGAAACGCCCTGCCCGTCACACTCGTCCCACCTCCTCAGGCAAGGACCCCCAGGCTGGCGGGGGCGCGCGCGCCGCCCCGCCCTCCCGCCTTGGCCCCGGCGGTGGAGGGAGGCGTCCACCTTCTCAAAAACGGACGCGCCAGCGGGTCCCGGCGCCGGACTGGTTCGCGTCCAGTCACCCGCACAGCTGTGGAAGGGGGCGGCATGAAGGTCGCCCCCCCCCCGGCCTGGCGGAGACCGGCTGCGCAGAGGCGGCGTATCCGGCCCCCTCTGCGCAAGCCAAAAAAAGCCCCCGTCTGTGACGGGGAAGGGGGGTGGCGCACCCTGTAGGACTCGAACCTACGACCGACCGCTTAGAAGGCGGTTGCTCTATCCAGCTGAGCTAAGGGTGCAAGGCGAAAGCTCCCGCCGGGGGAGGGAGCCTTCGTGGGTCTGGAGCGGGATCACGGATTCGAACCGAGGCCAGAAGCTTGGAAGGCTGCTGTGCTACCACTACACCAATCCCGCCAGAAAACCGCGCGCGCGCGTGTCCCCCCTGTGGTGCGGAGGGTGGTCGAGGCGACTGGATTCGAACCAGCGACCCCTTGGTCCCAAACCAAGTGCGCTACCAGCCTGCGCTACGCCTCGTCTCCCGCCTGCGCGCGGGCCGCATGATAGCAGAGGCGGGGGCCGGGTGTGCAGGGGGGCGGAGCAGGCCGCTGACCCGCACCGGGGGCGTATCATGCGGGACTGTGAACGCGGCGGGGCGGGTCAGGACCTATCTGGAGCTGGTGAAGTTCGAGCACACGGTGTTCGCCTTGCCCTTTGCCTACGCGGGCATGCTGCTGGCAAGCTTCCAGGCCAACGGAACCGGCTGGCCCGGCCTGGGCGTGGTGCTGTGGGTCACGGTGGCGATGGCCTCGGCGCGCACCGCCGCGATGGGCGCCAACCGGGTGATCGACCGCCTGATCGACGCGCGCAATCCGCGCACGGCGGGCCGGGAGGTGCCCAGCGGCAAGGTCAGCCCCGCGCAGGCCTGGGCGCTGGTGGGCGTCAGCCTGGCGGTCATGGCCTTTGCGGCGGCCCAACTGAACCCGCTGTGCCTGCTGCTGCTGCCGCTGGCGGTGGTCTTTCTGATCGGCTACCCCTACACCAAGCGCTACACCTGGCTGTGCCACGCCTGGCTGGGCGTCACCGACGGGGCGGCGGCGGCGGGCGGCTGGATCGCGGTGACGGGCGAGTTCGCCCCCGGCGCGTGGCTGCTGTGGGCGGCGGTGATCTTCTGGATGATCGGCCTGGACGTGATCTACGCCACGCTGGACTACCGCTTCGACCTCGCGAACGGGATCAAGAGCATTCCGGCCCGCTTCGGTATTCCGCGCGCCCTGCGCCTCGCGGCCTGGAGCCACGCCCTGACCTTCGCGCTGCTGCTGGCGGTGGGGGTGGCCACGGGCGCGAGCTTCTGGTATTACCTCGCGGCGCTGGCGATGGGCGCCATCTTGCTGTACGAGCACCGCATCGTGAACCCCCAGGATCTGGGGCGCGTCAACGTCGCCTTTTTCGACGCGAACATGTGGCTGGCCCTCACCATGCTGGCGGGCGTGGTGCTGGACGTGACGTGGCGCACCCTGACCTGACCCCCGGAGAGCGGACTCCTGAGGAGCGCGAAGCCGCCTCGCGGGCGCTGGTTCCTCCCCGGGCGGCGCGGGCCTTTGCCGACGGCGACGAATGGGCGGCCCTCACGGAGCTGCGGCGGGCGCGTGACCTCCACCCCCCCGGAAGCGTGCCCTGGGCGGTGCTGGAGCGGCTCGGCGGCTTCGTGCTGATTCACCTGCTGCGCGAGGTGGAAGGCACCTTCGCGCTGGAACGCGCCGACCCGGTGCTCGACGCGGCCGGGCACCCCCGCCCCACCCTGGTCTGGCTGGAAGACGCGGCGCCGCCGGGTACGGCTGGGTAAACCGCCTCCGCTCCCCCCTGTTCGGCCCCCCGGCGGCCCATGCCCTAGAATCACCCCGATGCGCGACCTGAGGGGAGAACAGCCGTGACGCTGGAAAGCTCCGAGACGGAGTTCGCGGCGACCTACGCGGCCCACGCCGCCGAGGGCCTGCTCTACCCCCAGCGCGAGGGCAGCCCCCTGCTGGAGTTCGCGTCGGGCGGCCGGGTGCTGTACCTCTTCGACCGCACCGGCCCCTACAACGGCCGCCCCGGCCCCGCCCGGGTGGTCGTCCACGGGGTGCTCGACCTGCCTGCCACCCGGTTGCTCGGCCCGGCGGAGGCCAGTGGGGCGGCGGAGACGCTCAGCGTGGTGGGCGTCTCGGGCGTGGAGGGCGTGGGCCGGGTCCAGAGCGCCAGCCGCCGGGTCTGGGTCGTGCAGGCGCGGCTGCCGCTGGTGCTGGCCGCCTTCGAGCCGCTGCCCGCCGCGCAGCCGGGAGACTGGGTCGCTTTCCGGACCCTTCCGCCGCTGCACGGCTTTGTGGCGCCCGGTTCCTGACGGCCGCCGGGGCGCCGGGCCGCGCTCCTCCGCACCCGCCCATGTGAGCGGAATGGGACTTTACTTAAGTCGGCGGCGCAGGTCATACTGTCCTCATCCCCTCATGCCTGAGCTGCTCCTGCCCTTGCCCATCCACCCACCTGCCGCCCAGCTCGCGTGCCTGGTGATGGCCGATCTGGTGGGCAGCACCCGGCTGGCGCACGGGCTGCGGCTCGAGCACTACGCCACCCTGATGACCGAGTTCGTGCAGTTGCTGATCCTGAGTTTCGAGGTGCGCGGCGGGCAGGTCTTGCAGCACCAGGGCGACGCCGTGCTGGCGCTGTGGCCCAGCTCCCAGACCTCGCAGGCGGTCCTGGCGGCGCTGGAAGCCCACGAACGGGTCGCGCGGCTGGGGCTTGCCGCCGCGCTGGGGCTGCGGCTGGAGCTGCGGGCCGGGGTCGCGGCGGGTCCGGTGGTGACCGGGCCGGTCGGCGGCCAGCCCAGCGCCTACGGCCTGCCGGTCAA
This portion of the Deinococcus budaensis genome encodes:
- the hemW gene encoding radical SAM family heme chaperone HemW; the protein is MPGPALDSTVRHLYVHVPFCPTICPYCDFHVLTRRAGLVERYLERVEQEAAWLASEYAADLDTVYIGGGTPSFLRDSEITALAGSIRRHLGWGRAENTLEINPGTVSPARAALWRELGFDRASVGVQSLDDATLKFLGRQHDARQAKGAVRELVGAGVRVSGDLITAVPGQPLEDDIRGLVDLGVGHVSAYTLTIEPGTEFARRGVTVEEDDERRGFEQTETLLTALGFSRYEVSNYARPGQESRHNRAYWEGRTYLGLGPGAAGHYPAREGGGALTLRRTNPHLHDWLSGAAGEAEPIDAEEYVTDALFMGLRLREGVDLADLSRRSGLDVRARYAGAIASNLSRGLLTLDGERLRATPQGWWTLNRVVADFLEG
- a CDS encoding adenylate/guanylate cyclase domain-containing protein produces the protein MPELLLPLPIHPPAAQLACLVMADLVGSTRLAHGLRLEHYATLMTEFVQLLILSFEVRGGQVLQHQGDAVLALWPSSQTSQAVLAALEAHERVARLGLAAALGLRLELRAGVAAGPVVTGPVGGQPSAYGLPVNYARRLCDAAAPGETLVCDTAARHLGPAVVGVPRPLPSLRGFPAACQAYAARLPAALPPGRMKTG
- a CDS encoding M28 family peptidase, with the protein product MRKPWARAVRGGLLSGLLVGAGAGATVENNLEAVLKLGPRVTGSEANEQARGYLEGELRALGYLTRRERFSYPRFDDLGSEVRVGARRLSGLALQGTPGGEVTAPVVRVPGVGTPGDFAGANVRGRIAVVARGQIPFAQKARSARAAGAAGLIVVNNEPGELRGTLGDPVALPVLGVTPEVGAALPEGQPVTLAVRVREGEVRGVNVVAFKSGVTQPELLFGGHLDSVAGAPGANDNLSGTLAVLELARRAANTPLAARSFFVLFDGEEDGLRGSRAFVKDNARLVGGLRAMFNFDMVGVNADPLAVGGDAGLVTLARRETPTLGTLGGSGGGSDHASFAQAGVPVLFFHRGLDVNYHRPTDTAADPRLIRETVDVALKTVDAVLSAAPAAR
- a CDS encoding HIT family protein, which produces MSRHAPENYDCPFCDVVRRKPRPFPYTQPDDIVLHNGLVTAFISSCWWPNNPGHVVIVPNEHFENLYELPAHYGAAIHDVSRVVALALKAVFRCDGTSTRQHNEPSGGQDVWHYHLQVFPRYVDDNLYLHTPERRTTAPEERRPYAESLRTYLTQQALF
- the mqnP gene encoding menaquinone biosynthesis prenyltransferase MqnP; the encoded protein is MNAAGRVRTYLELVKFEHTVFALPFAYAGMLLASFQANGTGWPGLGVVLWVTVAMASARTAAMGANRVIDRLIDARNPRTAGREVPSGKVSPAQAWALVGVSLAVMAFAAAQLNPLCLLLLPLAVVFLIGYPYTKRYTWLCHAWLGVTDGAAAAGGWIAVTGEFAPGAWLLWAAVIFWMIGLDVIYATLDYRFDLANGIKSIPARFGIPRALRLAAWSHALTFALLLAVGVATGASFWYYLAALAMGAILLYEHRIVNPQDLGRVNVAFFDANMWLALTMLAGVVLDVTWRTLT